The following are encoded together in the Mammaliicoccus vitulinus genome:
- the menC gene encoding o-succinylbenzoate synthase has product MRKNNMNFYMFKAPFRVPIKTPLVELEEREVLIVEWQDVDGHNYYGECNAFKTDWYHFETIESIKEVLTNWFKKHEFDQINHYKLSCQLIDELNDFPNARSVMSMIFFQKFHELHDVKVEYGATVNHDIETYFKQYNGQLPSRIKIKWHDDIKNDIAFLEKNYPNIQRAIDANGVLSQNEISLLNTFEHQNFIYIEQPFRTFDSYYEYHKSLSLPIFIDESALNLEQIKQFNDSQIIDGVVIKPSRVGGIDKALEIIDYCKAHNLKYVIGGMYEFGLSGYFTAYLAEQSNYPSDITPSDYYFVDDIVFEKAVLENNKIIYSPPKIDINKLIK; this is encoded by the coding sequence ATGCGTAAAAATAATATGAACTTTTATATGTTTAAGGCACCATTTAGAGTTCCCATCAAAACGCCTTTAGTAGAACTTGAAGAGCGTGAAGTATTAATCGTTGAATGGCAAGATGTTGATGGTCATAATTATTACGGAGAGTGTAATGCATTTAAGACGGATTGGTATCATTTTGAAACAATAGAATCTATAAAAGAGGTATTAACGAATTGGTTTAAAAAGCATGAATTTGATCAAATAAATCATTATAAATTAAGCTGTCAATTAATAGATGAACTCAACGATTTTCCAAATGCGCGAAGTGTTATGTCTATGATTTTCTTTCAGAAGTTTCATGAATTACATGATGTTAAGGTTGAATATGGTGCTACTGTTAATCATGATATTGAAACATATTTCAAACAATATAATGGGCAATTACCTTCAAGAATTAAAATCAAATGGCATGACGATATTAAAAATGACATTGCGTTTTTAGAAAAAAATTATCCCAATATACAAAGAGCAATCGACGCTAATGGTGTATTAAGTCAAAACGAAATTTCTTTGTTGAACACATTTGAACATCAGAATTTTATTTATATAGAGCAACCATTTCGTACATTTGATTCCTATTATGAATATCATAAGTCATTATCATTACCGATATTTATTGATGAGTCGGCATTAAATTTAGAACAAATTAAACAATTTAATGATTCTCAGATAATTGATGGGGTTGTTATTAAGCCTTCTCGAGTAGGTGGAATAGATAAAGCTTTAGAGATTATCGATTATTGTAAAGCGCATAACCTTAAATATGTAATAGGTGGTATGTATGAGTTTGGTTTGAGTGGTTATTTCACTGCTTATTTAGCTGAGCAAAGCAACTATCCTAGTGATATAACGCCAAGTGATTATTACTTCGTTGATGATATTGTTTTTGAGAAAGCTGTTTTAGAAAATAATAAAATTATATATTCACCGCCAAAAATAGACATAAATAAATTAATAAAATAA
- the ytkD gene encoding RNA deprotection pyrophosphohydrolase: MRYKDPYGLNVDLEYKERDDVQKAKHVLGIPIYKENYVLTHHKIRGIEFPGGKVEHNETNKEAIERELYEETGAIAKEITFIASYIVHDEIPFDKDVYFIEIDSIEEKDEYYETYGPIIVKNIDDVMEQKKSFLLKDKAILQCVERVNKLGFLK, translated from the coding sequence ATGCGCTATAAAGATCCATATGGATTAAATGTAGATTTAGAATATAAAGAACGAGACGACGTGCAAAAAGCTAAACATGTTCTCGGTATACCTATTTACAAAGAAAATTATGTTTTGACACATCATAAAATTCGAGGAATAGAGTTTCCTGGCGGGAAAGTAGAGCATAATGAGACGAATAAAGAAGCGATAGAGCGAGAGTTATACGAAGAAACAGGTGCCATTGCTAAAGAGATTACATTTATAGCATCATATATCGTTCATGATGAAATACCTTTTGATAAAGATGTATATTTTATTGAAATTGATTCTATTGAAGAAAAAGATGAGTACTATGAAACATATGGCCCAATCATCGTTAAAAACATTGATGATGTTATGGAACAAAAAAAGAGCTTTTTATTGAAAGATAAGGCAATATTACAGTGCGTTGAAAGGGTGAATAAACTTGGATTTCTTAAGTAA
- a CDS encoding alpha/beta hydrolase family protein, with protein sequence MDFLSKKRMPVFFNDHLTEEVIYEVDQLKLRGLLMTPHKDVERIVVYLRGGKGQVGKVRPARMSQFKNNNTLVFAPYYRGSNGSEGRDRFCGDDLNDVVVGINILKALYPEIPVHIVGFSRGGIQGLLTYQSVNATSYIIWGGVTDLLMMYEERIDLRNMLKRMIGHPKKQSEEYEQRNALKHIHSDSPPILIVHGDQDKQVNINMAYHLEEHLKKEQVKYRTIYEKGEGHVFRPKIEQQTLIKIKNWMYECEK encoded by the coding sequence TTGGATTTCTTAAGTAAAAAAAGAATGCCTGTCTTCTTTAATGATCACCTTACAGAAGAAGTAATATATGAAGTAGATCAGCTTAAATTAAGGGGACTACTCATGACACCACACAAAGATGTTGAGCGAATCGTCGTGTATTTACGTGGGGGTAAAGGACAAGTGGGTAAGGTGAGACCAGCGAGAATGTCTCAATTTAAAAATAATAACACTTTAGTATTTGCGCCATATTATCGGGGAAGCAACGGAAGTGAAGGTAGAGATCGTTTTTGTGGAGACGATTTAAATGATGTTGTTGTAGGTATAAATATATTAAAAGCATTATATCCAGAAATACCGGTTCACATTGTAGGATTTTCTAGAGGTGGTATACAAGGTTTACTCACTTACCAATCAGTAAATGCAACGAGTTATATAATTTGGGGTGGGGTAACAGACTTGTTAATGATGTATGAAGAAAGAATTGATTTAAGAAATATGTTAAAAAGAATGATTGGGCATCCAAAAAAACAATCTGAAGAATATGAACAGAGAAATGCATTGAAACATATTCATAGTGATAGTCCGCCTATATTAATTGTCCATGGAGATCAAGATAAACAAGTTAATATCAATATGGCATATCATTTAGAAGAACATTTAAAAAAAGAACAAGTTAAATATAGAACGATTTATGAAAAAGGTGAAGGGCATGTTTTTAGGCCGAAAATAGAGCAACAAACATTGATTAAAATTAAAAATTGGATGTATGAATGCGAAAAATAA
- the menE gene encoding o-succinylbenzoate--CoA ligase produces the protein MKHWIEERNIETPNKIAIKQGDVELTYRQLFNRAKVYASYLNQLNLKRVAFYIKNDVHHVSLIVGAWLANVEIVMVNTKLTSREIEQQLESIGVETVLTYKPLNIKQNHIIINDITSINNKNLDFHLNMDDIATIMFTSGTTGPAKAVPQTFSNHYYSAIGCKESLGYHSLTKWLSVLPIYHISGLSVLIRSLIEGFTVVLEPKFDVDRVMYLIKHEDITHISLVPQTLQWLINDELTQPYQLEKILLGGAKLSEAIINKSLEYQLPIYNSFGMTETCSQFVTASPEMLRIEPRTVGKIPSNVKLKIMNKNAEGHGEVSVLGKNVMNGYLTNGSNADTFEDGYFKTGDIGSIDDNGYVYIYDRRKDLIISGGENIYPYEIEHIILNHPEVTNCVAVPVEDEKWGQVPALVYESHKNIDSSEFKCLLDEYLAKYKHPKYFYKMTEIPRTSTGKLSRYKVKEWITHA, from the coding sequence ATGAAACATTGGATTGAAGAACGTAATATTGAGACACCGAACAAAATAGCGATTAAACAAGGTGATGTTGAACTGACATATCGACAATTGTTTAACAGAGCAAAAGTTTATGCATCTTATTTAAACCAACTTAATTTAAAAAGAGTGGCATTCTATATAAAGAATGATGTGCATCATGTTTCATTAATTGTTGGAGCTTGGTTAGCGAATGTTGAAATTGTCATGGTTAATACGAAATTAACTTCAAGAGAAATCGAACAACAGTTAGAAAGTATAGGTGTTGAAACGGTATTAACTTACAAACCCCTTAATATAAAACAAAATCATATCATAATTAATGATATTACGAGCATAAATAATAAAAATTTAGATTTCCATCTTAATATGGATGATATCGCGACAATTATGTTTACTTCCGGAACGACAGGGCCAGCTAAAGCGGTACCTCAAACTTTTTCTAATCATTATTATAGCGCAATTGGTTGCAAAGAAAGTCTTGGTTATCATTCGTTAACGAAATGGTTATCTGTCCTACCTATTTATCATATATCTGGATTAAGCGTGCTTATTCGTAGTTTAATTGAAGGCTTTACTGTTGTATTAGAACCTAAATTTGATGTTGATCGTGTCATGTATTTAATTAAACATGAAGATATTACACACATTTCACTCGTTCCACAAACATTACAATGGTTGATTAACGATGAGCTCACACAGCCTTACCAGTTAGAGAAAATACTATTAGGTGGAGCGAAATTATCCGAAGCGATTATCAATAAATCACTTGAATATCAATTGCCTATCTATAACTCATTCGGTATGACAGAAACTTGTTCACAGTTTGTAACAGCAAGTCCTGAAATGTTGCGCATAGAACCACGTACTGTCGGTAAAATACCTTCAAATGTTAAACTTAAAATTATGAACAAAAATGCTGAAGGTCATGGTGAAGTGTCAGTGTTAGGTAAAAATGTTATGAATGGCTATTTAACGAATGGCAGTAATGCGGATACATTTGAAGATGGCTACTTTAAAACAGGTGATATCGGCTCAATAGATGATAATGGATATGTATATATTTATGATAGAAGAAAAGATTTGATTATTAGTGGTGGTGAAAATATATATCCTTATGAAATTGAACATATTATTTTAAATCATCCAGAAGTTACAAATTGTGTCGCTGTTCCTGTCGAAGATGAAAAATGGGGACAAGTACCTGCGTTAGTATACGAATCTCATAAAAATATTGATAGCAGTGAATTTAAGTGTCTGCTTGATGAGTATTTAGCAAAATATAAACATCCTAAATATTTTTATAAAATGACAGAAATACCAAGAACGTCAACTGGAAAGCTTTCAAGATATAAAGTGAAAGAGTGGATAACGCATGCGTAA
- a CDS encoding Ltp family lipoprotein: MTNERKNLTNEELLERQQQQFENYKQEQKKKSKKKWLFGCGGCLGLIIIIVIKFAACSATMVNEVDKEINKDTSEVEKDNNATSEQNAALNSAKTYSDTMHMSKAGIYDQLTSDAGDKFSAKDAQYAVDHLKANYKENALKAAKSYVKDQNMSKDAVYDQLISNAGDKFTEEEAQYAVDNLE; the protein is encoded by the coding sequence ATGACAAATGAACGTAAAAATTTAACGAATGAGGAGTTATTGGAAAGACAGCAACAACAATTCGAGAATTACAAACAAGAACAAAAGAAGAAATCTAAAAAGAAATGGTTATTTGGTTGTGGTGGTTGTTTAGGACTCATCATTATAATCGTAATCAAATTCGCAGCATGTTCTGCAACCATGGTAAATGAAGTAGACAAAGAAATTAATAAAGATACATCAGAAGTAGAGAAAGACAACAACGCAACTTCCGAACAAAACGCAGCACTAAATTCAGCGAAAACATATTCTGATACTATGCATATGTCTAAAGCAGGTATTTATGACCAACTTACATCAGACGCAGGAGATAAATTCTCAGCTAAAGACGCACAGTACGCGGTTGACCATTTAAAAGCTAACTATAAAGAGAATGCTTTGAAAGCAGCTAAATCATACGTTAAAGACCAAAATATGTCTAAAGATGCAGTTTACGACCAATTGATTTCTAACGCGGGTGATAAATTCACGGAAGAAGAAGCCCAATACGCAGTAGATAATTTAGAATAA
- the pckA gene encoding phosphoenolpyruvate carboxykinase (ATP) gives MAIQSITESIELSNLLNKETTHKQLSRTELYRHILESGEGVLTESGAIRMETGKYTGRSPKDKFIVEEADTEQDIDWGSVNQPISESSFLNLYDQVIDYLNQKSQLYVFNGYAGADKSSRLDLRVINELPWHNLFAQNMFIRPETKEEALNINPNFTVISAPGFKANPEKDGTNSETFIITSFKHRVILIGGTEYAGEMKKGIFSVMNYLLPKKGIMSMHCSANVGYNKDVALFFGLSGTGKTTLSADPNRKLIGDDEHGWNENGVFNIEGGCYAKTVSLSREKEPQIYDAIRYGTVLENVGVKSCGTVDYDDTSLTENTRAAYPIEFIDNIVTPSIAGHPNTIIFLTADAFGVLPPISKLNKSQAMYHFLSGFTSKLAGTERGVTSPQPVFSTCFGSPFLPLHATEYAELLGQLIDKHDVDVYLVNTGWTGGEYGVGSRMDLKHTRSMIRRAISGEIKNSEFIKDDIFGLNIPKHVSGVPSEVLYPRNTWVSTDAYDEKAKQLAKDFKENFSKFGASSEHIQEEGGFTYNH, from the coding sequence ATGGCAATACAGTCAATTACAGAATCAATCGAACTTTCTAATCTTCTTAACAAAGAAACTACGCACAAACAACTTTCTAGAACTGAATTATACAGACACATTCTAGAATCAGGCGAAGGTGTACTAACTGAATCTGGAGCTATCAGAATGGAAACAGGAAAGTATACCGGACGCTCACCTAAAGACAAATTCATTGTTGAAGAAGCAGATACTGAACAAGACATTGATTGGGGATCAGTCAATCAACCTATTTCAGAGAGTAGCTTTTTAAATTTATATGATCAAGTTATTGACTATTTAAACCAAAAATCACAACTTTATGTCTTTAATGGCTATGCAGGTGCAGATAAATCTTCACGTTTAGATTTACGTGTAATCAATGAATTACCTTGGCATAACCTATTTGCCCAAAACATGTTTATTCGCCCAGAAACGAAAGAAGAAGCACTTAATATTAATCCTAACTTCACTGTTATAAGTGCTCCTGGATTTAAAGCGAACCCAGAAAAGGATGGAACAAATTCTGAAACGTTCATTATTACTTCATTCAAACACCGCGTGATATTAATTGGTGGAACAGAATACGCTGGTGAAATGAAAAAAGGTATCTTCTCTGTCATGAATTATTTATTACCTAAAAAAGGTATTATGAGTATGCATTGCTCAGCAAACGTTGGCTATAATAAAGATGTTGCTTTGTTCTTCGGTTTATCAGGAACAGGAAAGACAACTTTATCTGCAGACCCAAACAGAAAACTTATCGGAGACGACGAACATGGTTGGAACGAAAACGGTGTATTCAACATTGAAGGTGGTTGCTACGCCAAAACTGTAAGCCTCAGCCGTGAAAAAGAACCTCAAATTTATGATGCTATCCGATATGGTACAGTATTAGAAAATGTAGGCGTTAAATCATGTGGAACAGTTGATTATGACGACACTTCATTAACAGAAAATACTAGAGCAGCTTATCCAATTGAGTTTATAGATAATATTGTAACACCATCAATAGCTGGTCATCCTAATACGATCATCTTCTTAACAGCAGATGCTTTCGGAGTCTTACCTCCTATTTCAAAATTGAATAAATCACAAGCGATGTATCACTTCTTAAGTGGGTTCACATCTAAATTAGCAGGTACAGAAAGAGGCGTAACAAGTCCACAACCTGTATTCTCAACTTGTTTCGGTTCACCATTCTTACCATTACATGCAACAGAATATGCTGAATTACTCGGTCAATTAATCGACAAACATGATGTAGATGTTTATTTAGTAAACACTGGTTGGACTGGCGGCGAATACGGCGTAGGTTCTAGAATGGACTTAAAACATACACGCTCAATGATTCGTCGCGCAATAAGCGGAGAAATTAAAAACTCTGAATTCATTAAAGATGATATATTCGGTCTCAATATACCAAAACATGTATCTGGCGTACCTTCAGAAGTATTATATCCACGTAATACATGGGTTTCAACAGATGCATACGATGAAAAAGCAAAACAATTAGCTAAAGACTTCAAAGAGAACTTCAGTAAGTTCGGAGCATCTTCAGAACACATTCAAGAAGAAGGCGGATTTACTTATAATCATTAA
- the yidD gene encoding membrane protein insertion efficiency factor YidD: MKTLFIKLIRLYQRYISPLTPPTCRFQPTCSNYAVEAISEYGVLKGTWLGTKRILKCHPFHAGGYDPVPPKKDHKH; the protein is encoded by the coding sequence ATGAAAACATTATTCATTAAATTAATTCGCTTATATCAACGCTATATATCCCCTCTGACACCACCTACGTGCAGGTTTCAACCAACTTGTTCTAATTATGCTGTAGAAGCTATTTCGGAGTATGGTGTCTTAAAAGGAACATGGCTAGGCACGAAAAGAATATTAAAATGTCACCCATTCCATGCTGGTGGATACGATCCAGTACCACCTAAGAAAGACCATAAGCACTAA
- a CDS encoding nuclease-related domain-containing protein gives MSQLEPIHYGLIAAVIIAILFIILFFVSLKQKKKSLTKIQEAHKQQSESLKSEHKEKLDHERVENKKVLTKQKESHQQEISQKEREIDSLKLFSKNEGEYITDRHLLELRDQLVNERRIRPEDMHIMANIFLPKDPLGKVRQIDHLVLTRTGIYVIDSNLVSGHIYHGITEQQFSDFPVLGQVFETLDLNPNKEQTLLLEKQSNNKTAAFHSYTSEVKEVDDTTEELQRQLELKYTPTPIIYFHPNEVSEATISNYSQDPNIKVLVGEKQLQHFFNKFVFHGRFQYSVEDLERIMDEIEKFNP, from the coding sequence ATGAGTCAATTAGAACCGATTCATTATGGATTAATCGCAGCAGTTATCATTGCGATATTATTTATTATATTATTCTTTGTTTCATTAAAACAAAAGAAAAAATCTTTGACTAAGATTCAAGAAGCTCATAAACAACAAAGCGAGTCGCTAAAATCTGAACACAAAGAGAAGTTAGATCATGAAAGAGTAGAGAATAAAAAGGTTCTAACTAAACAAAAAGAATCACATCAACAAGAAATTTCACAAAAAGAAAGAGAAATTGACTCATTAAAGTTATTTTCTAAGAATGAAGGGGAATATATAACTGATAGACATTTATTAGAGCTGAGAGATCAGCTTGTCAATGAGCGTAGAATTAGACCTGAAGATATGCATATAATGGCTAATATCTTTTTACCGAAAGATCCTTTAGGTAAAGTGAGACAAATTGACCATTTAGTATTAACGAGAACAGGTATTTACGTAATTGACTCAAATCTAGTAAGTGGTCATATCTATCATGGTATTACCGAACAGCAGTTTAGTGATTTTCCAGTATTAGGACAAGTCTTTGAAACATTGGATTTAAATCCGAATAAAGAACAAACGTTATTACTAGAAAAACAATCAAATAATAAAACTGCAGCATTTCATTCATATACTAGTGAAGTTAAAGAAGTTGATGACACAACTGAAGAATTACAAAGACAACTTGAGCTTAAATATACACCAACACCAATCATCTACTTCCATCCTAATGAAGTGAGTGAAGCGACTATTAGCAATTACTCACAAGACCCTAACATTAAAGTGTTAGTAGGAGAAAAACAATTACAACATTTCTTTAATAAATTTGTTTTTCATGGCAGATTCCAGTATAGTGTGGAAGATCTTGAAAGAATTATGGATGAAATTGAAAAGTTTAATCCGTAA
- the metK gene encoding methionine adenosyltransferase: MFKNRRLFTSESVTEGHPDKIADQISDAILDELLKGDPKARVACETTVTTGMALIAGEISTSTYVDIPKVVRQTVKDIGYTRAKYGYDFQTMAILTAIDEQSPDIAQGVDCALEDRDDLTDHEIESIGAGDQGLMFGYATNETETYMPLPGYLAHQLAKRLTDVRKDGTLDYLRPDGKTQVTVEYDENEKPVRVDTIVISSQHHEKIELEKIQQDIKDHVIYPIVPKELLDDETKFFINPTGRFVIGGPQGDAGLTGRKIIVDTYGGYARHGGGCFSGKDPTKVDRSGAYAARYVAKNIVASGLADKCEVQLAYAIGVAQPVSISIETFGTGKVDETTLVEKIREVFDLRPAGIIQMLNLRRPIYKQTAAYGHFGRTDVQLPWESLDKVDLLKDLLK, translated from the coding sequence ATGTTTAAGAATAGAAGACTCTTCACATCTGAATCAGTAACAGAAGGGCATCCAGATAAGATTGCGGATCAAATTTCTGACGCAATTTTGGACGAATTATTAAAAGGTGACCCTAAAGCTAGAGTCGCTTGCGAAACAACAGTAACAACAGGTATGGCACTAATTGCTGGTGAAATATCAACATCAACATATGTTGATATTCCAAAAGTAGTAAGACAAACTGTAAAAGATATAGGATATACGAGAGCGAAATATGGTTATGACTTCCAAACGATGGCAATTTTAACGGCTATTGATGAACAATCTCCAGATATAGCTCAAGGAGTAGATTGTGCTTTAGAAGATAGAGATGATTTAACAGATCATGAAATAGAATCTATTGGAGCAGGAGACCAAGGTCTTATGTTCGGGTATGCAACAAATGAAACTGAAACTTATATGCCTTTACCTGGTTATTTAGCACATCAATTAGCTAAAAGATTAACTGATGTACGTAAAGATGGTACGTTAGATTACTTACGTCCAGACGGTAAGACACAAGTGACAGTTGAATATGATGAGAATGAAAAACCTGTAAGAGTTGATACAATTGTTATTTCTTCACAACATCATGAAAAAATAGAGCTTGAAAAAATTCAACAAGATATTAAGGATCATGTAATTTATCCAATCGTTCCTAAAGAGTTGTTAGACGATGAAACTAAATTCTTTATTAATCCAACTGGTAGATTTGTTATTGGTGGACCACAAGGTGATGCAGGCTTAACTGGAAGAAAAATTATCGTAGATACATACGGCGGTTATGCAAGACATGGCGGTGGATGTTTCAGTGGTAAAGATCCAACAAAAGTTGATAGATCAGGCGCTTATGCAGCTCGTTATGTAGCGAAAAATATCGTTGCTAGTGGACTTGCAGATAAATGTGAAGTTCAATTAGCATATGCTATTGGTGTAGCACAGCCAGTTTCTATTTCAATAGAAACATTTGGTACTGGTAAAGTTGATGAAACAACTTTAGTAGAAAAAATAAGAGAAGTGTTTGATTTAAGACCTGCTGGAATTATTCAAATGTTAAACTTAAGACGACCAATTTATAAACAAACTGCAGCATATGGACATTTTGGAAGAACGGATGTTCAATTGCCATGGGAATCATTAGATAAAGTAGACTTATTAAAAGATTTACTTAAATAA
- a CDS encoding DegV family protein, producing MKLAWLIDTTTYIDQNIDEKDLFVVSLSTIIEGKPYKDTEFESSKSFFDMLKDNGNGAKTAQPTPQDFIETYQQIEDEGYTHVIAIHPSSSLSGTYASSLSNSKSFPMKIHVIDSGTGSYPQRSLIEYGKQLYDENKSFDEIVNKLENIKQTSELYLLPRNLQQLKNSGRVSNSKYLLSSLLHIKLLLKLEHGTIDLELKSRGMKKIEAYLIKRINEMIDKGVTSIGVLHAGNEREAHIWKERILTLSNDINVYVEPLVPVASVHTGFGTIGIGWINTTE from the coding sequence ATGAAATTAGCATGGTTAATTGATACAACGACTTATATTGATCAAAATATTGACGAGAAAGATTTATTTGTAGTTTCTTTATCAACAATTATAGAAGGAAAGCCATATAAAGATACAGAGTTTGAAAGTTCTAAATCATTTTTCGATATGTTAAAAGATAATGGAAATGGAGCAAAGACTGCGCAACCTACGCCTCAAGATTTTATTGAAACATATCAACAAATTGAAGATGAAGGATATACGCATGTTATAGCTATTCATCCTTCTAGCAGCTTGTCAGGTACGTATGCATCATCACTTTCAAATTCAAAATCTTTTCCTATGAAGATTCATGTCATAGATAGTGGTACGGGTAGTTATCCTCAAAGATCGTTAATTGAATACGGGAAGCAACTTTATGATGAGAATAAATCATTCGATGAGATTGTGAATAAGTTAGAAAATATTAAACAGACGAGTGAATTGTACTTATTACCAAGAAATCTACAGCAATTAAAAAATAGTGGTAGAGTTTCTAATAGTAAATACTTATTAAGTAGTTTGCTGCATATTAAGCTTTTATTGAAACTAGAACATGGCACGATAGATTTAGAGCTTAAGTCTAGAGGTATGAAGAAAATTGAAGCTTATTTAATAAAACGTATTAATGAAATGATTGATAAAGGGGTTACAAGTATAGGTGTATTACATGCTGGCAATGAGCGTGAAGCACATATTTGGAAAGAACGGATTTTAACATTAAGTAATGATATTAATGTATATGTTGAACCATTAGTACCGGTTGCTTCTGTTCATACTGGTTTCGGTACGATTGGTATAGGTTGGATTAATACAACAGAATGA
- a CDS encoding MFS transporter — protein MKKYPLAIWILSLGAFAIGMTEFVIMGLLPNIARDLNVTVSDAGQLITGYALSVAIGGPIIVLATYKLPRKNLLILLMGIFIIGNGIGGIAPSYGLLMLSRIVAALAHGSFFGIGSILAANMVPPHKRASAMALMFTGLTMSNIIGVPFGTFVGQIFGWKMTFIIISVLGLLTLIGIIKFVPNQKDTQPISIKNELNVLKDVKLWLTLGVTLFGFSSVFAYFTYISQILTDVSHIEERWISFVLIIFGVGVTFGNIIGGKLADWNLNRSLNIIFIGFPIYIFMMYFIQSNSLLMIVGIFVFGLIGFSMSPSLQFKSMVISKDAPMLASTMNQSAFNIGNALGAFIGGIVVSQLEVKDLALVAPFLTLIGLIFFILERIVSKKRGE, from the coding sequence ATGAAGAAGTATCCTTTAGCGATATGGATATTAAGTCTTGGTGCATTTGCAATAGGTATGACAGAGTTCGTAATTATGGGATTGCTACCAAATATTGCAAGAGATTTGAATGTAACAGTATCTGATGCTGGACAACTTATTACTGGTTATGCACTAAGTGTTGCAATTGGTGGACCAATTATTGTCCTTGCGACATATAAATTACCGAGAAAAAATTTACTGATTTTATTAATGGGAATCTTTATTATTGGTAATGGTATCGGTGGAATTGCACCAAGTTATGGTTTATTAATGTTAAGTAGAATTGTAGCTGCTTTAGCTCACGGTTCATTCTTTGGTATAGGATCAATATTAGCTGCAAATATGGTACCACCTCATAAAAGAGCAAGTGCAATGGCGCTTATGTTCACAGGTTTAACGATGAGTAACATTATTGGTGTACCTTTTGGGACTTTTGTTGGACAAATATTCGGATGGAAAATGACTTTTATTATTATTAGTGTATTAGGCTTATTAACATTAATAGGTATTATAAAATTTGTACCTAATCAAAAAGACACGCAACCGATATCTATTAAAAATGAATTAAACGTATTAAAAGATGTTAAGTTATGGCTAACACTTGGCGTAACATTATTTGGATTTAGTAGTGTATTTGCATATTTCACATATATTTCTCAAATATTAACTGACGTTTCACATATAGAAGAACGTTGGATTTCATTTGTGCTTATCATATTCGGTGTTGGTGTAACATTCGGTAATATAATTGGTGGTAAACTAGCAGACTGGAACTTAAATAGATCTTTAAATATTATTTTTATAGGCTTCCCAATTTATATTTTTATGATGTATTTTATTCAAAGTAATAGTTTACTAATGATTGTAGGTATATTTGTATTTGGATTAATAGGATTTAGTATGAGTCCTTCATTGCAATTTAAGAGCATGGTCATTTCAAAAGATGCGCCAATGCTAGCAAGTACGATGAATCAATCTGCATTTAACATTGGTAATGCACTAGGTGCATTTATCGGTGGAATCGTTGTAAGCCAACTAGAAGTTAAAGACTTAGCATTAGTAGCTCCGTTTTTAACATTAATAGGATTAATCTTCTTTATATTAGAACGTATAGTTTCTAAAAAAAGAGGAGAATAG